A region of the Vigna unguiculata cultivar IT97K-499-35 chromosome 9, ASM411807v1, whole genome shotgun sequence genome:
TGACCCATCATTGCTCAGGTTCATTCGGCTCTTCACCCCGCTGGGTGTAGAGGAGGAGGGGTTGCAGTTGTATGTTGGGTACTTGAAGAAAGTGATTGCAATGAGGTCAAGAATGGAGTTTGATCAGTTGGTGGAGACAATGGATCAGCGTAATGTCAATTTTGTTGGTTGTCTGACCAATTTGTTTAAGGACATTGTGATGGCGGTTGAGGAGAATAGCGAGATCTTGAGTGGTCTTTGTGGGGAGGATGGTATTGTGTATGCCATCTGTGAGCTTCAGGAGGAGTGTGATTCTCGCAGTTCTGTGATTTTGAACAAGTATATGGAGTATAGGAAGTTGGCTAAGTTGTCCTCTGAGATAAATGCGCACAACACCAATTTACTTGCTGTTGGAGGAGGTCCCGAGGGTCCTGACCCACGAGAGGTCGAGTTATATTTGGAAGAGATTCTCTCCCTTATGCAACTTGGTGAGGATTACACCGAATTCATGATTTCAAAGATCAAAGGGCTTACTTCTGTTGACCCTGAGTTGCTTCCTCGTGCCACCAGAGCTTTCCGTAGTGGCAGTTTCAGTAAGGTTGCACAAGATTTAACCGGATTTTATGTGATTTTGGAGGGATATTTCATGTTGGAGAACGTCAGAAAAGCAATAAGGATCGATGAACACGAGCCTGACAGCCTTACCACTTCTATGGTGGATGATGTATTTTATGTATTGCAGAGTTGCCTGCGGAGGGCAATATCCACTTCCAATATCAGTTCTGTTGTTGCCGTTTTGAGTGGTGCCAGCAGTTTACTCAGTAATGAATATAGTGAAGCCTTGCAGCAAAAACTAAGAGAGCCAAACCTTGGTGCAAAGTTGTTCTTTGGTGGTGTCGGTGTCCAAAAGACAGGGACAGAAATTGCAACAGCTTTGAATAATATGGATGTTAGCAGTGAGTATGTTCTGAAGCTAAAACATGAAATTGAAGAACAGTGTGCTGAGGTGAGTGTTGTATATATTTAGTACCTTATAATTGTATATCACTGATGaaattcattaaattttgaattatcaGCTGTTAGTATAGTTGGCACACCCTTGCCTTATGCATTATGTGCCTGAAGTCCCATTATAAGGTAATTTTAGGTTCCTAGGTTAGGGATTATTCACAAAATGTGTGCAGTTTGTGTCATTTAATTTGTGCAAGGTGTAGTTTTGAATTGCTGTAACATGatttaaagttttatgtgatatttacaaatattgGATAAAGTTATAAAGACAGCAGTATAGGATAAACCAGTTTCGAGATTGACATTTTTGCAACTTCAAAACCACAGATTGAGGATGTTCCTGTCGTTAGTGTTGAGGAATACACAGTCTAATTTGTAGTAATCCTCTCTGTAACATAAATATGGAGACAATTGATTAGAAGGATGCACTTGAAGCATGATTGAAAAATTCAGAAATTGTAGCAATGATTTCGCCCAATGAACTATGTACATCGGTTTCCCTTGAATGTTGTGATGAGTACATGGTCAAATTTATAGCAATCCTTCTGTTAACATTAATATTGAAATGATTGattagaaaaatgatttatttttaagaactGTTTCTCAATTTATACAGCGCTATGTCAATTTGTCCTTTGCTGGTTTATAATTTATAGGTGattctttattttatgtatttttgctTTGCCTATATAATATACAAGTTTAAAGTTGCAGATTTAACGGACTGAATAACTTCATGCAGGTGTTTCCTGCACTAGCTGATCGAGAAAAGGTAAAATCTTGTTTGACTGAGTTGGCTGACAGCAGCAATGCTTTCAAGCAAGCTTTGACTGCTGGCATAGAACAACTTGTGTCAACCATTACACCTCGAATAAGACCAGTATTAGACAGCGTTGGAACAATTAGCTATGAGCTTTCGGAGGCTGAGTATGCAAATAATGAGGTGAATGATCCATGGGTTCAGAGACTTCTCCATGCTGTTGAGACGAATGTGGCATGGCTGCAGCCACTGATGACAGCGAACAATTATGACACGTTTGTTCATTTGATTATTGACTTCGTTGTGAAAAGGCTAGAAGTTATTATGATGCAAAAAAGATTTAGTCAGCTAGGTGGTCTTCAACTTGACCGAGATGCTAGAGCTTTGGTGAGTCATTTCAGTGTCATGACATCGAGAACTGTTAGGGACAAGTTTGCACGTCTTACTCAAATGGCAACAATTCTAAATTTTGAGAAGGTTTCTGAGATTCTAGATTTCTGGGGTGAGAACTCTGGACCTATGACCTGGAGATTAACTCCAGCAGAAGTTAGGCGTGTATTGGGTCTGCGGGTTGATTTTAAACCAGAAGCAATAGCTGCTGTGAAGTTGTAGTATCGGTTTATACGGTCTCTTCacattcttttctcttttttctacTTTAATTTTTCATCTGATAAGTATTACAGCTTCATTCTTGCTACTTTTGGTTTTTTGGTGTTTGGTGAGTTAACTTACAGTTTCATTATACGACTCACATTGTTAGCTTCAAAGGCAAAAGAATAAGCACCGAGTATTCTGATTTGCCGCTCGAGAGACCAAGATATTACTTGTATAGTGTAAAATGGTCTCTGTTCTTGAATATCCACTTtccaattttgaatttttgtatattttttttgtaaatcaaTGTGAGACATAGTTCATGCGTGTTTAGTAAATTTCGTTCATTAAATATTTCACTTCCTGACAACTTTTTCTTGCGTTTCGTTGCCGAATATACGAATGTTGCATTTATTTGAATAACTAATTGTTATTTAAACAATGATGCTGGCAAAGTCCAAAGTATCACTTTACGCACTTCTGTAATCACATCAGATATGTTACCTGTTAGAAACCTGTGTAGATATCAAAAATTAACACTCTAGTTTGGAATGTCATTACTTGTAAatctgtattttttattttttattttaatttatgattcaAGTCTCCAATAAGGATAGTTTTCTAgcttctcctttttttttcctgttaTATGAGTTATTTAATAATACCATGGTTAAATAATTAACTTCAATGATATCCCATGATGCCAAAGATACCCTTAATCACCTAATTAAGTCCACTACAAAACGAAGTCCACAAGATAAACTCCTTCAATAATTGTCATAGaatcaaaattaagtttatatttgaaGAAATTGCTCtagttaaaagttaaaatcataaatacaaattgaaaatttttcaagATTAAGATCTTAGTTAAGTTTAAAGGATATACaattataactattttagtaaattaaaattgtattgaaccatattacttatttaagtaatttcaagtcaaaatttaaaatacttgaCTACTGTGCAAAAATATCTTAAACAAATTCAATCCAATATTCAACATTAGAGTAAAATACATTATATCAACCATTAACCAAATTTGCTTTGTCTCAATCATATGAAACTGAGTTCAGGATAAATCATGACTATACCATGAGGAGGACACCGCGTGGATATGGAATTCATGTTCCACTAGAAGATACtcattgaaaaaattataggaATCCACTAGAGGAGTAGATGGCTGGTATAATTGCAATAACtgacaaataaaagaaatgactGGAAATTGTCATTGTTGACACTAGTTCTGAGAATACTAACAAATATaaggaaatgaaaaaataaaacttcaacCTAAAGAACAAATcctctttatattttatgaagGGCATTTTGACCGTAATGTTTGATTTCTAGAAAGTATAAGAATAAGAACATGAATCTAAAACTGAAAACTCCAAGCAGATACATGTCAAACTTAAAAACATTAGACATGAGCAGTGCCTTCTGTGAATTTTGGGTCCTCGCATCTGTACTTGCCATCAGGTCCAATTCCAAAACCTTTGGGATCAGCAAAGACATTCTCCAGAAGCTGGCTGCGTGGTGGATGAGGGCTCTCATCTGCAAAAACAACTGCCTCCTCAACAACCtcttcaatcttcttctctatggCCTTCAACTCTTGTTCACTGGCTAATTTGTTCTTGAACAAGTATTTCTTCAACGCAGAGATGGGATCCCTATCAGCATAATGTGCCTTCTCAGCTGCCAAAGCACATACAGATGAATGGTGAACAATTATGATGAACTTGGCAAACACAACACAAATAGAAGACAACGAAAACTACGGAGAGATGTGCTCATTTTGATCATGGCATGAATATTATTGCCacaagaataaaaacaacaacaaaaccttACCCCACTAGTTAGGTTGGTTACATGGATCACGTGACACTATTGTTGTAAGAATAACAACTAAATATGCATAGAAAACAAAGACTAAACCAAGACCAGAAGATTTAGTAGGacatttcaaaaagaaaaaaacatgctACTTTAATCAGCTAACATAGTAATTAAGAGCAACTATTACCACAGGGTAATCTGAATTATGTCAACACAATTAAATGAACTCATTATTTAACACATTGACAAGAAAAAATACCTTCCTAAAACATTACCAAACTATCGGAAAAGCATCCACAACTTcagtttataaaaattgtttataaatattaatcaaaCTACATTTCCATAATTCAACAGGAATGTAGATCAAGCACCATGATGTTTTGCATTTGCCATCAAAATGATAAGAGAAGTTACTTTTCGAAAAGACAAATCAATAAAGTGTAGTATAAGTACAGCTAAAGGATGAATATGTCTCATAGTGAACCAACTCTCAGCCAGTTTTCTTCCTGCATTATTCCAAATCTGAGGATAATAGCTTGAGCATAAGAAATTTGTAGTTTAGGCAAGAGGAATCTACAATTACTAGTCAAAACATGGTGTCGCTATTATATTGGCATGATTGTTAAGATTCTAATGTagttatacatatttaaaattcaatctAGCAAGTGTTGCATCTTTACACAATTAACATGTTTAGAGTGCACGACTAAAAGTTCAATTTCTTTAACATAGAAGGTTGTCAGTGATCCAAATCCATTATCAATTGCATGCCCAACATCTAACACAAGAGAAAAGTGCTCCTAAAACTAAACTACATAGATAATGCACAGAAACCATACAGCAGAATAAATGTACAAGTATTATATACAATACCATTGAAGATACCAACAAAAGTGCAAGGGAAATGCaacataatttactaaaaaattaaCAGCATATTTGAAGTACATTCTAAGAGAAGAAAGCATAACATAAACCTCACCAGGGTCACGAAGCTCATCCGGATCGGCCAATGAATGTCCTCTAAATCTATAGGTCTCACATTCTACTAAAGTTGGTCCCTCTCCTCGTCTGGCTCTTCCAATAGCTTCCTTTGCCACCTCCCTGACCTTCAAAACGTCCATCCCATCAACATGAACCCCAGGCATTCCAAATGCCGGCCCTTTCTTCCATATTTGAGGATCTGAAGTTGACCTGAGATGTGACATCCCAATAGCCCACAGATTATTTTCCACCACAAACACAATAGGCAATTTCCATAAAGCTGCCATGTTTAAGCATTCGTAGAACTGTCCATTGTTACATGTTCCATCTCCAAAAAATGCCAATGTCACGTGATCACAATCAGCCTCTTTCAAAACCTCCCTTCTATACTTGCTGGAAAATGCTGCCCCAGTGGCAATAGGGATTCCTTCAGCAATGAAAGCAAACCCACCAATCACATTATGTTCCTTTGAGAACATATGCATAGATCCACCTTGACCTCGGGAGCATCCCGTGGCCTTCCCAAAGAGCTCACTCATTACAGCACGCGCCGGGACCCCCTTACTCAATGAATGAACATGGTCCCTGTACGTACTCACCACCGAGTCTTCTTTCTTGAGAAGCTTGATGAAGCCAGTTGACACAGCTTCTTGGCCATTGTACAAGTGAACAAAGCCAAACATTTTGCCTCTATAATACATCTGGGCACACATGTCTTCAAAGAACCTGCCTAATATCATGTCTTCGTAGAGCACCAAGCCCTCCTCTTTAGTAATAAGCTGCACAcacaaatacaaacaaaaaacaataatcTCAAACAGCCCTTTccaaataacaaaaacatatcTTCCAGGATTCAGAAGCTAGTAGGATATAGCTCGCATAAGAAGATCTCTTCTCTCCTTACAGTTAATACAAAACCTATGCCATCAAATTGTGAAATATCTACaacatttgaaataaaatattgaaccATGAAACTTATAAAACAAGAGTTTAATCTCTACGTAGCATAAGTGTAACATTCTTTATACATGTCATCAAATCAAAATCTCATGCATAACTTTTAAGGTAAGTATTGTAACAATTTCTAATTGATGGACAGTGCAAAAACTCTCTATACGGTTCGTGGTTACACTATTTACAAAAACCAATCAGGTAGGTTGAATTAAGTGGAAagatactttttttatttaattttcagaaACCCATTATGCAGGATGCTGAACAAATTAAAATCTCTTCTACCCAAAGGGGTGGATTATTGATATTTGATACGAAAAACAAAACGGTAAAAGAGTTACCAGATTTGTGGCTGATTTGGGATTCTTGCTCTTGACAGCATCGGAGACAGAGACAACAGTGGAATTAGAGCGAGCATTGAGCTTAACGGAGGTGATGAAACGAAGCTTCTGAGTGGATCCAAGGAAGGGAGTGAACGAGTGGAAAGACATGGGGCTGCCATTGGATCTGTGATGGAGAGGAAGAGGGTGCGCAAACTTGGGAGCGGAGAGAGACATTGTTAATATTATGGTATGGGGAGATgcgaatgagaaaaagaaagaggtTAATGTGTTTGAGGAAATGCAAAAGAGAGCAGAGAAAAAAGGACTGACACAGCAGAACACAAGAAAGACGAAGTCATCAAAATA
Encoded here:
- the LOC114164605 gene encoding conserved oligomeric Golgi complex subunit 4-like, coding for MGTTPEVNGNNVADEETLGGSIHFGTAEAVEYVRALTDVGAMTRLLHECIAHQRAVDVELDELLSQRTDLDRHLLQLQRSSDILDIVNSDADYMLSNVASTSDLADQVSLKVRELDLAQSRVRNTLLRIDAIVERANSLEGVHRALEAEDYESAARYVQTFLQIDAQYKDSGSDQLQRDRLLAAKKQLEGIVRKKLSAAVDERDHPAILRFIRLFTPLGVEEEGLQLYVGYLKKVIAMRSRMEFDQLVETMDQRNVNFVGCLTNLFKDIVMAVEENSEILSGLCGEDGIVYAICELQEECDSRSSVILNKYMEYRKLAKLSSEINAHNTNLLAVGGGPEGPDPREVELYLEEILSLMQLGEDYTEFMISKIKGLTSVDPELLPRATRAFRSGSFSKVAQDLTGFYVILEGYFMLENVRKAIRIDEHEPDSLTTSMVDDVFYVLQSCLRRAISTSNISSVVAVLSGASSLLSNEYSEALQQKLREPNLGAKLFFGGVGVQKTGTEIATALNNMDVSSEYVLKLKHEIEEQCAEVFPALADREKVKSCLTELADSSNAFKQALTAGIEQLVSTITPRIRPVLDSVGTISYELSEAEYANNEVNDPWVQRLLHAVETNVAWLQPLMTANNYDTFVHLIIDFVVKRLEVIMMQKRFSQLGGLQLDRDARALVSHFSVMTSRTVRDKFARLTQMATILNFEKVSEILDFWGENSGPMTWRLTPAEVRRVLGLRVDFKPEAIAAVKL
- the LOC114164321 gene encoding pyruvate dehydrogenase E1 component subunit alpha-3, chloroplastic-like gives rise to the protein MSLSAPKFAHPLPLHHRSNGSPMSFHSFTPFLGSTQKLRFITSVKLNARSNSTVVSVSDAVKSKNPKSATNLLITKEEGLVLYEDMILGRFFEDMCAQMYYRGKMFGFVHLYNGQEAVSTGFIKLLKKEDSVVSTYRDHVHSLSKGVPARAVMSELFGKATGCSRGQGGSMHMFSKEHNVIGGFAFIAEGIPIATGAAFSSKYRREVLKEADCDHVTLAFFGDGTCNNGQFYECLNMAALWKLPIVFVVENNLWAIGMSHLRSTSDPQIWKKGPAFGMPGVHVDGMDVLKVREVAKEAIGRARRGEGPTLVECETYRFRGHSLADPDELRDPAEKAHYADRDPISALKKYLFKNKLASEQELKAIEKKIEEVVEEAVVFADESPHPPRSQLLENVFADPKGFGIGPDGKYRCEDPKFTEGTAHV